aaaaaacacaATACACAAAATGACTGGGCATCCCAATGCACCATAAGCTCTGAATCTTGTCCTGGCCAGTAGATGAAAATAAGATAGGTATAGCTTAGAGAGTTGAAATGGACAGCTAGATGTAGTTGGACTGTAATGGTAGAACTTGAAATCTTTCCTCAGTTCGACACTGAATTTTCTGTGTTAGTTTGCAAACATTTGCTCTTTGTGTCTTTGGGCATCTTCTCTTCTATGCtaaaaggttgagaaccagttaTGACCTCACTCACTAGGGTTCAACTGTTTATTATATAATTGTTGTGAAATGTATCCTAGAAAAATGGTGTTAAAGAAATGTTTGTCTATCTGGGCAGATAGAGCAGTAATTTGCAGAAGAAAGATGTATGTAGTTAATTTTGAAGTTATATAAGTTATTTATCACACAGATATTTTACCAAATTTCATTTTACTCTATGTTACTTTTACTACAGAGATACATACAGGAGAGGAACATTCTTCCTTGCATGTAGTTTGGTGACATTGATTTTTGGCAACATCTTCCAGTTTACGGTGTTACAAGGATTTCATGTGTAATATTCCCTATGTAGGAAGTTACTGGGTATATGTTTTCACCATCAGGACATATGTGCTTATCTGGAACAACTTCTGCCTTCCCTTGTAAGACAGTATTTGCtacaggaaggaaagcagaaatgtTAAAGCATGAATTCCATATACCTGCATCTATACCCGACTCTGGTTTTAGCATGGTCTGATTCCAATTATTTTATTCCTGGTAAAATTGCCATGCAAATTTTCTTCCCTTAGTTTCAGTCTCTTCTGTCAActcatttattttccatttgttttctcatctgtagtCATCACTTTCACCTTTTCCTCCTGCTATCtcatggtttcttttattttcttccaataCTGATCCTCCTGACATTCACTGTTATCCACCACTCATAAGTAGATAGGAAATTTTACCACATACCAGAAACTTGAATATCCCAGAAGTAGTTGTTTGTGGTACATATGCAAGCAGTGTAAGTTGCATGAGCTGAAAGGTACTTGATGTTTGGATTGTTCACAGTACTGATTTTCACCTGAGTACAGAAAGTGGGCAAGAGTTAAATTACGCCAGTAAAGAGAAGGTATGTTGGGGTTAACCATTAAGCAACATAAGCAATTCAGGGAGCATGGTGGGAAGGGAGGACTAAGTAGTTCCTCTTAGTTATCAGGATACATTAGATGCTTAGCAGGTTTCTGTAACTTTTGTGTCAAATTCAAATTTATCCCCTATTCTttgcaagaagaaaaacaagtggACTTATTTTTGTCGTTGTGAATGGctgaaattagaatttttttagACCTTATCAGATATTACATGTTTCTGTCTAATAGagtgaagctgtgtgtgtgtatgtgtgtgtgtgtgtgtgtgtgtgtgtgtgtgtgtgtgtgtgtgtttgctatgtTGTGGGGGTGTGTCTCAGGGGCATGGAAGGATAACTCCAGTACAGCCCAAACCATAAATATCTTCTTGGGCTTTAGTGGTAACTCAGGGCACcaacatcaacacagacccaAGCTTCAACAAGACCATGGACTTGGACATGGCACGTGGCTGCAGGTCATGCCAGAAACTCACCATGGTCTCTTAACTCTGCCTGTTCCTGTCCGGGTGTCAGTTTTTGGGATAGACTACTAGGCACTTTATTTTAGTAATGTGAAAGCCAAAGAATATTGTTATGTTTAGGACATTAGTTGATTTTCCTTTAGTCTGAGGGTGAAGAGCTCCCAATCAGAgccaaaagggaaagaaaggtatAAACCTCTGCAGAACCAAGAAGGGTTTCATGAAGGAGACACTAGGTTGTCTACTATGCTGAGGTTGATATGACAAAGACTAACAAGCAAGCAGAGTTGATAACCCAAACTCTCTGACTTTGATTTTATAGCTTTGCGATGCAGTACTTGTTatactgcttttttctttctgtcattgtAGGATGAAATTCAACttgaaaaagatttacttatttttattgtttgtgtttgaATGAGTATGTGTGCTTGATGTCAacaaagaccagaagaagatggtgtcagatgccctgaatCTAGAGTGATGGATGGCTGAGTCACTCAGGTTGTTCtgaaagaggagcaagtgctcttaatccacaaaccatatctccagccctcaaaCCTTCTTTTTTGTGGATCACTTGTAAAACACAATTGTAGGAATTGTTAAAGATATTGAGCAGGGGTTGAAGAGTTTGTAACAGCTGAAATTAAAAGTAGACATAGGAATGAATGAGGAaactatgtgtgtctgtgcttatTGGGGGCCAGTGAGCCCTCACACTGAGTGACAGCACACAGTCCCCTCACTCCTATATTTCTTAAACCTGCCAAAGGATGTTGATCTGCATCTTCTAGACTCTCCATCATGAGCTGAAGTCAGAAGGCTAGTGGAGGTATAATGATAAGACTCATTGCCATTTTCCTAGATTTTCATGCTTTCCATTATTTTGTACTCCAAAATTTCATTTTGAAGACATTTATCCTCTATGCATCAATCTCCTTTACAATCCTATTATTTACTTTTAGAATAGAATTGGTAAACTTACATCTCTAACACAATATCTCTGAGTTTCAGATAtatgtacacagaaaaacctaaAAGGACAACATTTACTACAATATTAAGTCATTGAAAGCCTTTATTATAACACTTCTATTTCATGGAAGCTCTCAGTCATTTACTTACCACCAAGCATTTATCCACATTATTTGTGACTGTGAGTGTTACTGTAAATTCATTTGCCTTGTTGATTGAAGCAACTTTCATATTTAATGAAAGTGGATTGTTCCTGTGTtaatagaaaagacagaaacaaaaaaaatcacatgaaagtCAAAGACTCAGATGTCCTTTATGGTAAGTCAGAGAGAGCATCAGAGCCAAGTATTGGGGGAATGCTTGTAAAGTTCAGCACATTCCTCAGGAAGGACTCTCTATATGTGATTTTCCCCCAAACATTCCATGTTTCTAGCGAAAATACACAGCCAAAAGGATAAAGCAAATGGAGGTTAAAAGAGGTCAGAAGTCACCAGGTAAATGTGGAGATCTGGGCTGACAgagctactttctttttttctgtcatcaTTCCAGGATGGAGATTTATAATATCACAATCCACTTTGGGACACttgcctttctgttttccttctataattaatattttaaaattattcagaactctctttcttttaaaagtagaacATGCAGAAGGATGCTATACACCCACATCCCACTAAATTATCATATAAATGAACCTGTCTTGACAGAAACAATTGATTTATCTCAATATTTTAATCCATCTCACTGCTCTTTAAGTCTGAAATAAGGAACTTCAAAATTTCTAGTTGACAAAAATTAGATTTCCAACTCACATCCTCTTGTTATCATTCCCTGTTTTGTTCAGTCCTCTGCCTCTCTTTAGATGTTTTTCCTTGGCAGGTGAAGTGTCCCTATCCATGTCTCCATGGATTCATTACCATAAGgtagattttccttttttacatgaCTCTGGGTACTGCTGGTAGACTCTGGTTTCCCCTGTAACTCAATGCTTTCCTATTTTCAAAAGTCATAGAACAAAATACATTCCATTCTCTCTTTTTATAAATTGTAAAATGATATATTTCCCTCTTTATTTATAGACTTAGAGAATAGATTTATCACACAAGGAATCTTGTGTTAACAAACAGGTTAAAAAAAGAGCAGGATATGTTCAAGATTCTAGTTTCTTTTGCTTAAACAAATCTGCTCCAGGTGTGGTTAATAGAGCCCAGCATATTGGATTCATGAGGatgttgtcatttattttataatttagttaatttttcaatgaataatttattagttttgttttctgttatttggGTCAAGACATCCACTTTGTAACCAGGGGAGATGAGAACATGAAATCCTTTGCTTCCACAGACCAAGTTTAGAACTAGAGATGAATTATGCCCTACTCATAGCTTATCTGCCCAAACAGGCCAACTTCACTTCTTTTCTCATACTTGTCATGTTAATGAAAATGATGATACTATAGTCTAGACCATTTAGATATAAACTTTTAATTGTCACCCATTCATTTGGTATCAGGACATAGGCTTGAGAAACTTCATATTGTCTCACAGTTTAGAAAAGTGAAACTCAGAGCCACAAAGATTTAGAATCCAATATGTGTCCCCATCAAGTGggaatatatttttaagacaggaaaaagtgaagaaaaagaaatgtcttacCTATTGTCCTGACCATTGACAGAATCCAGAATTAAGCACAAAATAAGGAAACGCATAACAGCTCGGGACTGGTAGAGAATTTGAAGAGAAGTCATATTGTAAGAGGTGACACTTGGGAGTCTTGACCATCTGAAACCCAGAtctctcttcttttatttgaAACAGAAAGACAATGAAGCAGATGGGCAGGTCTACTGAACTAAAATTGTTATATGGTATGATCCCTCCCATTGGCACATTGTTTGTTCTTTGTATCAAAGGTCAGTATTCAGTTGGAACCTCAAAATGGattataatgaataatatatagGATATTGATGTTTGTCATTATGATATTATAATGTGCTTAGATTATTAGGATATGTCTAGTTTCAATTTTTCTAAACAATATCTGttcttttttatccttttcttcctaACCTGAGATTACTGTGGAGGTATATAAACTTTAACCACTTCTCTTTGTCTTATGGATACCATAAAGTCTCACCTACTTGGTAACTCAGAGAACCCCAACTCAAAAATGTCTATATTTCAGTAATGACTTAGCATATTATCATTACTCCTCTCCCTTGATTTGTTTCCTTAGGTACAGTGGGTCTTCTCTAGGAAATGACGGGCCTCATTTACATACAGAGTAGCTTCTTGAAAATCAAGGCTTATATTTAGAAGACATCTCATGTGACTAGGGTGTCCAGATATATTTGATTATAGTTTTAACTATATCATCAAAAAGGAAGATCTTGGATACCTTCATTTCTTGTGCGTTGTTCCTTCCAAAAGCCTTGGGTTTACAATAGATGTGTAGGGACCAAATTCCAGAAACTTCCAGCAAAAGTCTTGTTGTGCTCGTTCTATGGTTTTCTAACTTCAGTTACCACCCTGTCTGCTTTGTCCACACGTGTGTGGAGttcaggtgtggggagagatgTCAGACTCCATTTTCAAAGGGAATTTGTGAATACCTCCATTGTACTGCAAGATaacatataaaatgaagaaactcTTGGAAAGCTAAAATAATGAGGGAATCTGTGGATCTTCCCATCTACCATTGAAATAGGAGAACCTGGGTATCCCCTGAGAGATGGCAATGTTCTATCCAAGAGTGGGTGGATCAGATAGCTCAGAATTCAGAGTATCTACTATTCCATAGCTCTCCTTGCAAAGGTGTGCTGAGGTTACAAGATTTAAATATGACTTATTGTATGTGTGAGATGACATCTTCTCCATATGTTACTAGTTTTATTAGTGTTGCCTATGGATTGGGAGGGACTACTGTCAAACACCAGGTGCCACGTAGCCctaggaatttttttcttaaataaactcATTAAATGAACTACCTCACTTCTCTTTTCCTTATATTCATTTGTTATATAAGTATATCTGagtcttctttatcttttctttagcTTTGTTATCTGTGAAACGTTAGTATTTCAAAGAATTGCCTctgcatttctttatttccttgtaATATTTAAAGTTTCTATTGAACGAAGTTCAGGAAATTGGAGAGGAGTATGACCTGGACACAAAGATTATTGTTCTGGGGCAGGATTCTGGGAAAGAGTACCAGGaaatcagaagatagaaagaataGAAGATAGAGAAGATAAGAAATCTTGGGACCAGAAGGTATTGCAAAAGATATCTTATGCTAAACAGCA
The Acomys russatus chromosome 10, mAcoRus1.1, whole genome shotgun sequence genome window above contains:
- the Pip gene encoding prolactin-inducible protein yields the protein MTSLQILYQSRAVMRFLILCLILDSVNGQDNRNNPLSLNMKVASINKANEFTVTLTVTNNVDKCLVVKISTVNNPNIKYLSAHATYTACICTTNNYFWDIQVSANTVLQGKAEVVPDKHICPDGENIYPVTSYIGNITHEILVTP